CAGATTGTGTGGTAAAGAGGGCGGGCAGGTAGGTGTTGCCAGCTGTGCCAATGACTTGTGTGTTGCTGGTCAGGGTCAGCGGCATCCTCAGATTGCTGGTGAGGGTTTCTGTCTGGCGTAAGTAGAGCTGGGTGCTTGGCAATGGTTGAGCAACTGTTGTGTTGACAGAAGGCTGCAAGGCCCCCTTTTCGCTGTTGTTACTGACAGTGAGCACTTTGCTGTCCATTTCAATGTCATTGCTTCTGTCCGGCGAGGAAGTGTTGGCATCGAGGTGCTGCGGATGGGTCTGTGTGCCTTCAGCAGGGACTTCATTTTGCTCTGCTTGGGAAGGTTCCTGCTGACCCTCTCGGCCCAGGTTAGCCATGAACTGCTGCTCCATGGAATCAGGCTCAGTCCCAATGGAGGAACTGACTCCAGAGTCAAAACTCTCCCCCTTGGGCTCACTCTCAGTGCCTTCGGCTTGGTCAGTGTCCTCAGTGCATTCCTCAGACTCATTACGCTCCAGGAtctgcaccctctgctggccatAGTAGTCATAGTCATCCTCCATCTCCTGTTTGATGTGGATGTTGCCCACCAAGGTCTGGATCCGGACCGGACGTGGTTGCTTGCGGCAGTGTGTGGTCTCTGGAGTGGTGGAGAGGTACCGCTCCATCTGCTGTGAGCGCTCGTGGATCCGTGTAATCCAGCTGGGGTCTTCCATGTGATGGTCTCTGGGGAGCCCCAGGGCCGTTTCATGATGGCTGACCACTGCTCCACTGTAGAAGGAGCGCTCCCCACTGCCATTCTGCATGGAACAGGCATAGAGAGCTGAGTAGATCCTGTCCACGCTGTGCTGCGAGTGGCTCTGCAGGTAGCCAGACTCCGTGtcactgctctgccctgaggtGCCCGATTCGGGGGTCCCCCTGGGCGTCTCCTGCCCAGAGTCCTGAATCACTGGGTAGACCTCCCCCACATTCTGCGAGACGATCCTTGTGCATTCGTCAATCACAGTCTTGATCTGCAGGATGCTGGCAGCTGTGAGGATCTGCAGGGCCTCTGACTGTGAGACCCGCAGCACCCCACTGTACATGAAGTCAATGAGCTTTTGCACGGACTGGACCGACACCACTGAGGGGATCTCGATGTCACTGTACCCCagcagcagcttgtcctggaagaAGGGGCTGCCAGCCGCCAGCACGCAGCGGTGGGCGCGTAGCATGCTCCCGTGGATGCGGACCGTCACGTCACAGAAGTGGCCACGGTTGCGCTGCTCGTTGAGGGTCTCGAGCACAGAATTGCTGAAGTTGTGAAGGTTGATGCTGTGAATGCGCTCTGTCATCCCCTTGCAACTGATGTTACCTGTAGCAAAGGATGAGACAAAACAGAGGGACAGATCAGGGCTTGTCCTCTGCATGTCCACAGCTGGCTAAAACACCTACCCACTGGATATACGGCACAGGGAACATCTTAGAGGTACCATAAAGGGGCACTGAGCACAAGGCATCACCTCTATGCGTGGAGACAATCAACTCCCCAGGGAAAAGATTTATCAGGATCTCTATGGGATGGATGAGTGCCTTGACTCTTCAAGAAAAACTAGACAAGACactaagggtcagattctcaCTTACAGTCATGATCTTCACATCACACTGGTAATATGATGAGGCCGTAGTTTAAAAATTTCTGGCCCTCTATCTAGATCTGGATTTTGAAATCCCCAAAGTTAGGGCATAGTTTGATCCTGGGTATTGTAGTTCAGCCCTTAATAAAAATGGCAGCCATTTGCGAAATCCAAATCTGGACCATGGTTTGGATTTGAAACCTTTCCAAAATTCCAACTGTTTGTGTGTCTGGGGGCTTGGTTTAGGTCATTCATTACTCAAAAGTGAACTAACCCTCGGTCAAGAATCAAAGAAGATCCATTAACTTTCTCCCCTGTTTTCACTCCACCGTGGGGGTTTTGACACTACACCAGCTGGGATTAGAAGTGCTGTAATACCAAGATAAAAGCTGTCTGAGGGTATTTATTGCCTGACCAGAAGTGGGAAGTAAAAGGAACCTGGCCAAAATGCCTGTTCTAAGGAGAACTTCTCTTATTTACCTCTCACTGCTTTTACAGTTGGCTAAAAAATAActatctttttaatctctcagtccacttctctctctcccaaaaattattttgatttaatattgattctctctcccctctcttgtccgtttaaatcagtggttctcaactagggggtACGTATAcacttgggggtatgcagaggtcttccagggggtacatcaacccatctagatatttgccgagttttacaacaggctatgtaaaaagcactagttaagtcagtacaaactaaaatttcatacaggccatgacttgtttatactgctctatatactatacactgaaatgtaagtacaatatttatattccaattgatttagaattatatggtaaaaatgagaaaataagcaatttgtcagtgacagtgtgctgtaacacttttgtctttttaggtctgattttgtaagcaagtcctttttaagtgaggtggaacttgggggtacgcaagacaaatcagacacctgaacggggtacagcagtctggaaaggttgagagccactggtttagaTAACAAGAATTTGGAGGCAGATGTGTCTTCATATGTGCCTGCAAAAAACTTACCACACTCTGAAGGCTAAATAAATAATAGCCTTATTAATGAACCCTcacacagtatctgagtgctaaGATCCAAGACCAACGCAAATGTCACTGTTAGCATGTTTGTGAACATTCCATCAGAAATTTTCCCATCCCATGTCTGCAACCCACACTCACTGCAGTCATGCGCAAGTGCATGAGACACTGAAAGTGGAACTGACTCTATAAAATCAGTAAATCAAACTAgcttatttttattgtttaagaaaaaatgtaaagcaaagaaacagcatctAAGGTGATATTAATAACAAATGTaagaatgtttaattttttgaatATATGATTTTTAACTTGCCAGTGTTCTTCTAAGTCCAACATAAAGAACATTTGGCCATTGTTATTATTCTCATCTTAGAGACAGGCAGCAAAATGCTACCAACTGCAATTTGCTGAACAATGCAGCCTCCTCTCACTCACGCCCTTTCCTCCTCATTTACCCATTCCTGCTATCTAAAGCACCCTCTCTTCTGGAGCTTCAAAGAGAAACCATATTGGACACAGGTGGTTATTTAAATTCTCTGATGATAAAAGGGGACCAAAAATGTCAGGAAATGGAAATTCTGATGGGGACAAGCTGCCTAAAGGAGCCTGATGCTTACAGAAGGAAACAGGCCAGTATTAGGGATTACACTAATTTCCATATGAAACTGCTCTCCCGGGAGATGCTCATATGGCAGCAATGCTTGGGAAATCACTAATGGAATCATGGAGACTGTGAATTATATCTGTTTTGTTCACAAGCTTTGCCAGGACATGTGAGCTTTATCCCCGACTGACAAGGGCACTGGAAAGATACTGCAGGTACCTCATAGGCATTCACTCATAGATATTGCAGGTATCACACCAAGTAATGTGAATGGGTCTTTTCCTCCTCCTACACCAAGTCAACCACCTCCCAGAGTCCTCCTGGCCAGCCATGGACACATCCTTATGTGTCAGATCACATGAGAATTCAAGATGAACTCAAGATAAAACACAAGGAATCTCTCTCCGAAAGACAGAGAACTTGGAGGCATTATGGGGGTAGGGCCCCTGCAGAAGCGGGAGTGTGCTGTGGCTGATTGTTTAAGGGATGACACCTCCTTTCTTCAAGGCCATCCCTGGACAAGGGCATGAGGATGTCTAATTGAGCGGATACACAAGACATTCTCTTTTTCACAAGTTCTGCTTGGTCAAAACATACCTATCACAATCTGCTTTGATCATGAGGTATCCTTTTAATTCAAACCGATCTTTAAAACCAATTCTCCCTGTAATTTTGTTCCATTTtataaaaaagatatattaaataaTAGCAAGACATACAACAGCCTCGCTTAGCCTCTCACATCCAAAAAACACTGGAGGGAATACCCCAGAAGCACCTGGCTGATTCTATAAACGTatggtttgattttcagaggtgctgtgagTCCCTTCTTTTGATGCACCAGTGCAGCCCACATTAGTTTGGAAGCTGGACTTTTGCAAACACATTCATAGGAGAAGATACTTCAGTTCAActttatttatttcaaagtaaTTTAACGCTGGTGAAAGTTGCTGGACTGACAACCCTTGGAGACTGAAGTTTGCTGTTTATTCACAGGACAGATGAACAACTTGAGCAGCATCAGGGAAGCTTTGTTCATACATCCCTCTAGCATTCCCATACCCTAACCTGAAGAGAAAGGGGAATTCTGTATCTATgctccattcagtccttggatTACAagggtatagcttgttcaggaaggataggcaggATAAAAAGGCAGAAGGTGTTGCATTACACATCAAAAATAaatacacttgttctgagatcCAGAAGGAGGTCAGAAGTAGACTAGATGAACGtttctgagtaaagataaaatggATAAAAAATAAGCATGATTCATGGTAGAGGTCAACTACAGACTACCAAATCagaaagaggaggtggatgaggcattttgAGAACAAGCAATACAAATacacaaaacacaagacctggttgTAATGTGGGACATTAACGACCCAGACATCTGTTTGAAatgtaatacagcaaaacacaacatttcccataggttcttggaatgcattgggaacaactttttgtttcagaaagaggAGGAAGTAAACAGAGAGGCAGCCATTTTAAACTTGATTCTGCCTACAGGGAGGAATTGATAGCGAATCTGAAGGTCTGGGTGATGTGATTATGAAATGAtggatttcatgattctaaggaaagaaagTCATGAGAAAAGAAGAGTAAGGACAAAGTAAGGACTTTAAAACAGCAGATTTCAACAAACTTGGAGAACTGGCAGGTAAGCtcccatgggaagaaaacctaagggaaaaaagaagttCAGGAGATCTGGcctaaaggcacaactgcaaactatcccaaaTGCaaaagaaagataggaagaacTGTAAGAGGCCAGTATGGCTCCATCacaagctctttaatgacctgaaaattaaaaaggaatcctacaaaaactgGAAACTTGAGCAAATTGCAAAGGAGGAATAcagaagaatagcacaagcatgtacgGACAAAACCAGAAAGGTGAGGGCACAAAATGAATTATACTTAGCCAGGGAcataaaggcaataagaagaggttttaaaaatacatagggagcaagagaaagacaaaaaggtcctctacttagtggggaatgAGAGTTAATAACTgaagacatcaagaaagctgaggtgtttaatgcctattttatttcattcttcactaaaaaggttaatggtgatcaGATACTCAAAAcaaacaacaagggggaaggaacacaagacaaaacaggaaaagaaaatgttaaagaatatttagataaattagatgtattaaAGTCAGCAGGGCTTGTTGCAATTCATCcttgggtacttaaggaactagctgaagcaatctcagaaccattagcaattatcttggagaacggcaaacatagtacctatctttaaaaaggggaacaaagaggacctggggaattacagacccaTCATCCTAACTTTAATACCTAGAAAGATATTCAGAcgaattattaaacaatcaatctgtaagcaccaagaggataatagggttataagaaagagccagcatggatttgtcaagaacaaatcaaaccaaactaacctaatttccttctttgacagggttactggcctagtggttagggggaagcagtagaagcgatatatcttgattttgacatagtcccatatgactttctcataagcatactagggaaatggggtctaaatgaaattactgtaaagtgggtgcacaactggttgaaagaccgtgCTCAAAAagtggttcgctgtcaaactgaaAGGGCATATCTAGTAGGGTCACACAGGGTTGCTCCTGGgtccggtactattcaatattttcattaatgcctTCGATAATGGAATgaagagtgtgcttataaaatttgcagattacgCCAATCTGGGAGATGTTGCAAGCActtcggaggacaggattaaaattcaaaacccCCTTGACAAATTGGGGAATTCGTCTGAAAtcaaaaagatgaaattcaataaaggtaaGTACAGAGTATTTTactcaggaaggaaaaatcaaatgcgaaactacaaaatggggaataactggggaGGTGGTAGTACAGCTGAATAAGATCTGggg
The nucleotide sequence above comes from Caretta caretta isolate rCarCar2 chromosome 1, rCarCar1.hap1, whole genome shotgun sequence. Encoded proteins:
- the ZBTB20 gene encoding zinc finger and BTB domain-containing protein 20, giving the protein MSALGPRLGVIYLKSNTIWKPLKKPKTAENQKASEENEITQTGASSAKPGLPCLNLEAVPPLSPALTHSSQSPTNLPAHTGSSDCNISCKGMTERIHSINLHNFSNSVLETLNEQRNRGHFCDVTVRIHGSMLRAHRCVLAAGSPFFQDKLLLGYSDIEIPSVVSVQSVQKLIDFMYSGVLRVSQSEALQILTAASILQIKTVIDECTRIVSQNVGEVYPVIQDSGQETPRGTPESGTSGQSSDTESGYLQSHSQHSVDRIYSALYACSMQNGSGERSFYSGAVVSHHETALGLPRDHHMEDPSWITRIHERSQQMERYLSTTPETTHCRKQPRPVRIQTLVGNIHIKQEMEDDYDYYGQQRVQILERNESEECTEDTDQAEGTESEPKGESFDSGVSSSIGTEPDSMEQQFMANLGREGQQEPSQAEQNEVPAEGTQTHPQHLDANTSSPDRSNDIEMDSKVLTVSNNSEKGALQPSVNTTVAQPLPSTQLYLRQTETLTSNLRMPLTLTSNTQVIGTAGNTYLPALFTTQSAGSGPKPFLFSLPQPLAGQQTQFVTVTQPGLSTFTAQLPAPQPLAPSAGHSTAGGQGEKKPYECTLCNKTFTAKQNYVKHMFVHTGEKPHQCSICWRSFSLKDYLIKHMVTHTGVRAYQCSICNKRFTQKSSLNVHMRLHRGEKSYECYICKKKFSHKTLLERHVALHSATNGTAGAAGTGSRAVPAGVVACTEGTTYVCSVCPAKFDQIEHFNDHMRMHVSDG